The following proteins are co-located in the Noviherbaspirillum sp. UKPF54 genome:
- a CDS encoding glutamate synthase-related protein produces MHAQGLYDPSNEHDACGVGFVAHIKGKKSHSIVEQGLLILKNLDHRGAVGADKLMGDGAGILIQIPDQYFREEMAKQGVTLPPPGEYGVGMVFLPKENASRIACEQEIERAVLAEGQVVLGWRDVPVDFDMPMSPTVRAKEPVIRQIFIGRGPDIMVTDALERKLYVIRKSSGHAIQALNLLHGKEFFVPSMSARTIVYKGLLLADQVGVYYKDLQDPRCISALALVHQRFSTNTFPEWPLAHPYRLIAHNGEINTVKGNFNWMRAREGVMKSHVLGEDLQKLFPLIYEGQSDTACYDNALELLVMAGYPIAQAMMMMIPEAWENHALMDDNRRAFYEYHAAMMEPWDGPAAMAFTDGRHIGGTLDRNGLRPARYIVTDDDLVVMASESGVLPIPESKIIKKWRLQPGKMFLIDLEAGRIIDDKELKDTYANAKPYKQWIESVRIKLDELDAEPAEAKSAIPLLDRQQVFGYTQEDIKFLLAPMASGGEEAIGSMGNDSPLAVMSNKNKPLYNYFKQLFAQVTNPPIDPIREAMVMSLVSFVGPKPNLLDTNNINPPMRLEVSQPVLDYADIAKLRNISKHTGNKFKSYELNICYPVAWGKEGIEARLASLCAKAVDAVKSGHNILIISDRKVDADQVAIPALLATSAIHLHLVSKGLRTSTGLVVETGSARETHHFALLAGYGAEAIHPYLVMDTLSDMAQNIPNLTPEKAIYNFQKAVGKGLMKVMSKMGISTYMSYCGAQIFEAIGLNKALVDKYFKGTASNVEGIGVFEVAEEALRLHKLAFSSDPVLANALDAGGEYAFRVRGEEHMWTPDAIAKLQHSTRSNNFNTYKEYAQIINDQSKRHMTLRGLFEFKIDPTKAIPIDEVEPAKEIVKRFATGAMSLGSISTEAHATLAIAMNRIGGKSNTGEGGEDEQRYRQELKGIPIKKGETLASVIGKDRVEVDLPLMAGDSLRSKIKQVASGRFGVTTEYLTSADQIQIKMAQGAKPGEGGQLPGHKVSEYIAKLRFSVPGVGLISPPPHHDIYSIEDLAQLIHDLKNANPKADISVKLVSEVGVGTIAAGVAKAKADHVVIAGHDGGTGASPLSSIKHAGSPWELGLAETQQTLVLNRLRSRIRVQTDGQIKTGRDVVIGAMLGADEFGFATAPLVVEGCIMMRKCHLNTCPVGVATQDPVLRAKFSGKPEYVVNYFFFVAEEVRQIMAQLGIRTFNELVGRADLLDKSKAISHWKAKGLDFSKIFHQPDVPAEEPRFQVEVQDHGLDKALDHKLIAQAKAAIEKGEKVSFISPVKNVNRTVGTMLSGEVAKKYGHEGLPDDTIHIQLQGTAGQSAAAFLAHGITLDLVGEGNDYVGKGLSGGRIIVRPNTEFRGWAVDNIIIGNTVLYGAISGEAFFNGVAGERFAVRNSGAVTVVEGTGDHGCEYMTGGTVVVLGATGRNFAAGMSGGVAYVYDPDGDFARKCNMAMVSLEPVLASADQESKIERALWHSTVRGGEGQTDEAILKGLIERHFKYTGSTRARNLLDDWNNARNKFVKVFPNEYKRALGELNAAKQAKEKIAA; encoded by the coding sequence ATGCACGCGCAAGGTTTATACGACCCTTCCAACGAACATGACGCCTGCGGCGTCGGTTTTGTCGCTCATATCAAAGGCAAGAAAAGCCACTCGATCGTCGAGCAGGGCCTGCTGATCCTGAAAAACCTCGACCACCGGGGCGCGGTCGGCGCCGACAAGCTGATGGGTGATGGCGCGGGCATCCTGATCCAGATCCCGGATCAGTACTTCCGCGAAGAAATGGCGAAGCAAGGCGTGACGCTGCCGCCGCCGGGCGAATATGGCGTGGGCATGGTGTTCTTGCCGAAGGAAAATGCTTCTCGCATCGCCTGCGAGCAGGAAATCGAGCGCGCGGTGCTGGCCGAAGGCCAGGTCGTGCTCGGCTGGCGCGACGTGCCGGTCGACTTCGACATGCCGATGTCGCCGACCGTGCGCGCGAAAGAACCGGTGATCCGCCAGATCTTCATCGGCCGCGGTCCGGACATCATGGTCACCGACGCTTTGGAGCGCAAGCTGTACGTGATCCGCAAATCCTCCGGCCACGCGATCCAGGCGCTGAACCTGTTGCACGGCAAGGAATTCTTCGTGCCGTCGATGTCGGCGCGCACCATCGTTTATAAGGGCCTGCTGCTGGCCGACCAGGTCGGCGTCTATTACAAGGACCTGCAGGACCCGCGCTGCATTTCCGCGCTCGCCCTGGTGCACCAGCGCTTCTCCACCAACACTTTCCCGGAATGGCCACTGGCGCACCCGTACCGCCTGATCGCGCACAATGGCGAGATCAACACGGTGAAGGGCAACTTCAACTGGATGCGCGCCCGCGAAGGCGTGATGAAGTCTCACGTGCTCGGCGAAGACCTGCAAAAGCTGTTCCCGCTGATTTATGAAGGCCAGTCCGATACCGCCTGTTACGACAACGCGCTCGAACTGCTGGTGATGGCCGGTTATCCGATCGCCCAGGCGATGATGATGATGATCCCGGAAGCGTGGGAAAACCACGCGCTGATGGATGACAACCGCCGCGCCTTCTACGAATACCATGCCGCGATGATGGAGCCGTGGGACGGCCCCGCCGCGATGGCCTTCACCGACGGCCGCCACATCGGCGGCACGCTCGACCGCAATGGCTTGCGCCCGGCGCGCTACATCGTGACCGACGACGACCTGGTCGTGATGGCGTCCGAATCCGGCGTGCTGCCGATCCCGGAATCGAAGATCATCAAGAAGTGGCGCCTGCAACCGGGCAAGATGTTCCTGATCGACCTCGAAGCCGGCCGTATCATCGACGACAAGGAACTCAAGGACACCTACGCCAACGCCAAGCCGTACAAGCAATGGATCGAGTCGGTGCGCATCAAGCTCGACGAGCTCGACGCCGAGCCGGCCGAGGCGAAATCCGCGATTCCGCTGCTGGACCGCCAGCAAGTGTTCGGCTACACCCAGGAAGACATCAAGTTCCTGCTCGCGCCGATGGCAAGCGGTGGTGAAGAAGCGATCGGCTCGATGGGCAACGACTCGCCGCTGGCTGTCATGTCCAACAAGAATAAGCCGCTCTATAACTACTTCAAGCAGCTGTTCGCGCAAGTGACCAACCCGCCGATCGACCCGATCCGCGAAGCGATGGTGATGTCGCTGGTGTCCTTCGTCGGCCCGAAGCCGAACCTGCTCGACACCAACAACATCAACCCGCCGATGCGTCTCGAAGTGTCGCAGCCGGTCCTCGACTACGCGGACATCGCCAAGCTGCGCAACATCAGCAAGCACACCGGCAACAAGTTCAAGTCGTATGAACTGAACATCTGCTATCCGGTGGCTTGGGGCAAGGAAGGCATCGAGGCACGTCTGGCATCGCTATGCGCCAAGGCCGTCGATGCAGTCAAGTCGGGCCACAACATCCTGATCATCTCCGACCGCAAGGTCGACGCCGACCAGGTGGCCATTCCGGCCTTGCTCGCCACGTCGGCTATCCACCTGCACCTGGTCAGCAAGGGCCTGCGCACCTCCACCGGCCTGGTGGTCGAAACCGGTTCCGCGCGCGAGACGCACCACTTCGCCCTGCTGGCAGGCTACGGCGCCGAAGCGATCCATCCCTATCTCGTGATGGATACGCTGTCCGACATGGCGCAGAACATCCCGAACCTGACGCCGGAAAAAGCGATCTACAACTTCCAGAAAGCGGTCGGCAAGGGCCTGATGAAGGTCATGTCCAAGATGGGCATCTCGACCTACATGTCCTACTGCGGCGCGCAGATCTTCGAAGCGATCGGCTTGAACAAGGCGCTGGTCGACAAGTATTTCAAGGGCACCGCCTCCAACGTCGAAGGCATCGGCGTGTTCGAGGTTGCCGAAGAAGCGCTGCGCCTGCACAAGCTGGCATTCTCCAGCGACCCGGTGCTCGCTAACGCGCTCGACGCCGGCGGCGAATACGCCTTCCGCGTGCGCGGCGAAGAGCACATGTGGACGCCGGACGCGATCGCCAAGCTGCAGCATTCGACCCGCTCCAACAACTTCAACACGTACAAGGAATACGCGCAGATCATCAACGATCAGAGCAAGCGCCACATGACGCTGCGCGGCCTGTTCGAGTTCAAGATCGACCCGACCAAGGCGATCCCGATCGACGAAGTCGAGCCGGCCAAGGAAATCGTCAAGCGCTTCGCCACCGGCGCCATGTCGCTCGGCTCGATCTCGACCGAGGCGCATGCCACGCTGGCGATCGCGATGAACCGCATCGGCGGCAAGTCCAACACCGGCGAAGGCGGCGAGGACGAGCAGCGCTATCGCCAGGAACTGAAGGGCATCCCGATCAAGAAGGGCGAGACGCTCGCCTCCGTGATCGGCAAGGACCGCGTTGAGGTCGACCTGCCGCTGATGGCGGGCGATTCGCTGCGTTCGAAGATCAAGCAGGTGGCGTCGGGCCGTTTCGGCGTGACCACCGAATACCTGACTTCGGCCGACCAGATCCAGATCAAGATGGCTCAGGGCGCCAAGCCGGGTGAAGGCGGCCAGCTGCCGGGCCACAAGGTGTCCGAGTACATCGCCAAGCTGCGCTTCTCGGTGCCGGGCGTGGGCCTGATTTCGCCGCCGCCGCACCACGACATCTATTCGATCGAAGACCTGGCGCAGCTGATCCACGACCTGAAGAACGCCAATCCGAAGGCCGACATCTCGGTCAAGCTGGTGTCGGAAGTCGGCGTGGGCACGATTGCCGCGGGCGTGGCAAAGGCCAAGGCCGACCACGTCGTGATCGCCGGCCATGACGGCGGCACCGGCGCGTCGCCGCTGTCCTCGATCAAGCATGCCGGCTCGCCGTGGGAGCTGGGCCTGGCCGAAACGCAGCAGACGCTGGTGCTGAACCGCCTGCGCAGCCGCATCCGCGTGCAGACCGACGGCCAGATCAAGACTGGCCGCGACGTCGTCATCGGCGCGATGCTGGGTGCCGACGAGTTCGGTTTCGCAACGGCTCCGCTGGTCGTCGAAGGTTGCATCATGATGCGCAAGTGCCACCTGAACACCTGCCCGGTCGGCGTTGCGACCCAGGATCCGGTGCTGCGCGCGAAGTTCTCCGGCAAGCCGGAATACGTGGTGAACTACTTCTTCTTCGTCGCCGAGGAAGTCCGCCAGATCATGGCGCAGCTGGGCATTCGTACCTTCAACGAACTGGTCGGGCGCGCCGACCTGCTCGACAAGTCGAAGGCGATCTCGCACTGGAAGGCCAAGGGCCTGGATTTCAGCAAGATATTCCACCAGCCGGACGTGCCGGCCGAGGAACCGCGCTTCCAGGTCGAAGTGCAGGATCACGGCCTGGACAAGGCGCTCGACCACAAGCTGATCGCGCAGGCAAAGGCGGCCATCGAAAAGGGCGAGAAAGTGTCGTTCATTTCGCCGGTCAAGAACGTCAACCGCACCGTCGGCACCATGCTGTCGGGCGAAGTCGCGAAGAAGTACGGCCACGAAGGACTGCCGGACGACACGATCCACATCCAGCTGCAAGGCACGGCGGGGCAGTCGGCCGCGGCCTTCCTGGCGCACGGCATCACGCTGGACCTGGTCGGTGAAGGCAACGACTACGTCGGCAAGGGCTTGTCGGGCGGCCGCATCATCGTGCGTCCGAACACTGAGTTCCGCGGTTGGGCGGTCGACAACATCATCATCGGTAACACCGTGCTGTACGGCGCGATTTCCGGTGAGGCCTTCTTCAACGGCGTCGCCGGCGAGCGTTTCGCGGTGCGTAACTCTGGCGCGGTCACGGTGGTCGAAGGCACCGGCGATCACGGTTGCGAGTACATGACCGGCGGCACGGTCGTCGTGCTGGGCGCCACCGGCCGCAACTTCGCGGCGGGTATGTCGGGCGGCGTCGCCTACGTGTACGACCCGGACGGTGACTTCGCCAGGAAGTGCAACATGGCCATGGTGTCGCTCGAGCCGGTGCTGGCAAGCGCCGACCAGGAGTCGAAGATCGAGCGCGCGCTGTGGCACAGCACCGTGCGCGGCGGCGAAGGCCAGACCGACGAAGCGATCCTGAAGGGCTTGATCGAGCGTCACTTCAAGTACACCGGCAGCACGCGCGCGCGCAACCTGCTGGATGACTGGAACAATGCCCGCAACAAGTTCGTCAAGGTCTTCCCGAACGAATACAAGCGGGCGCTGGGCGAGTTGAACGCGGCGAAACAGGCCAAGGAAAAGATCGCGGCTTAA
- a CDS encoding VacJ family lipoprotein has product MNSATRIVVLSLTCALGGCATANNPKDPFERFNRAMFSFNDALDQRAVKPVAETYSKVVPDFVQIGVGNFFGNLGDVWTTVNNFLQGKVADGFSDVMRVAVNTTLGFGGVLDIGTEAGLAKHKEDFGQTLGKWGVHPGPYVVLPVLGPSTLRDTAATPLDLAADPWQYKYPVRWRNTGTIVRLVDQRASLLGASNLLEDAALDRYEFVRDAYLQRRESKVHDGEAPRSFYEDDVGPSAFTAENVAEPETKDAVKQGPASDQVATPEPVAKKEK; this is encoded by the coding sequence ATGAATTCTGCAACACGCATCGTCGTGCTGTCACTGACGTGCGCTCTTGGCGGCTGTGCAACGGCGAACAACCCCAAGGATCCGTTCGAGCGCTTTAATCGCGCGATGTTCAGCTTCAATGACGCGCTCGATCAGCGCGCGGTCAAGCCGGTGGCGGAAACGTATAGCAAAGTCGTGCCAGACTTTGTGCAAATCGGCGTCGGCAATTTTTTTGGCAATCTCGGCGATGTCTGGACGACCGTTAACAACTTTTTGCAGGGTAAGGTCGCGGACGGATTTTCGGACGTGATGCGGGTGGCGGTAAATACCACGCTCGGCTTCGGCGGCGTGCTGGATATCGGCACGGAAGCGGGCCTGGCCAAGCATAAGGAAGATTTTGGCCAGACGCTCGGCAAATGGGGCGTGCATCCCGGACCTTACGTAGTGTTGCCGGTGTTGGGGCCCTCCACGCTGCGCGACACGGCGGCTACGCCGCTGGATCTGGCGGCAGACCCATGGCAGTACAAATATCCGGTGCGCTGGCGTAACACCGGCACCATCGTCCGGCTGGTGGACCAGCGCGCGTCATTACTGGGTGCGTCCAATCTGCTTGAAGACGCGGCGCTGGATCGCTATGAATTTGTCCGCGACGCCTATTTGCAGCGACGCGAGAGCAAGGTGCACGACGGTGAAGCGCCGCGCTCCTTTTACGAGGACGATGTCGGTCCGTCTGCTTTCACTGCGGAAAATGTGGCGGAACCGGAAACGAAGGATGCCGTCAAACAGGGGCCGGCCAGCGATCAGGTTGCCACTCCTGAACCGGTTGCAAAAAAGGAAAAGTAA
- a CDS encoding transposase — protein MARLPRLVVPHQPHHLIQSGVDRQAIFRDTDDFGSFLRWLREAARQFKVAIHAYVLMPNHLHLLATPSDDTGLARMMQWVGRHYVPYFNAKYQRTGTLWQGRYRATVIDSEQYFLVCSKYIELNPVRAGLVAQPGDYPWSSFSHHIGAKPDPVITDHAVYWALGNTPFDREAAYRELMESALAAGEVNALSEAALKGWPLGSEKFKNALAKQVRRRVAPAKRGRPAKSAAPDSNVSPQHDN, from the coding sequence ATGGCCCGCCTTCCCCGACTTGTCGTTCCCCATCAGCCGCACCACCTCATCCAAAGCGGTGTCGATCGCCAAGCGATATTTCGCGACACCGACGATTTCGGCAGTTTCTTGCGCTGGCTGCGCGAAGCGGCCCGGCAATTCAAGGTCGCGATTCACGCCTACGTCCTGATGCCAAATCATTTGCACTTGCTGGCAACACCAAGCGACGACACCGGGTTGGCGCGCATGATGCAGTGGGTGGGGCGGCATTATGTGCCGTATTTCAATGCCAAATATCAGCGCACCGGCACCTTGTGGCAGGGGCGATATCGGGCAACAGTGATTGATTCCGAGCAGTATTTTCTTGTTTGCAGTAAATATATCGAGCTCAACCCGGTGCGCGCCGGCCTTGTCGCGCAACCCGGCGACTATCCCTGGTCCAGTTTTTCCCATCACATCGGCGCCAAGCCGGACCCCGTCATCACAGATCATGCAGTGTACTGGGCGCTGGGAAATACCCCGTTCGACCGCGAGGCGGCCTACCGGGAACTAATGGAGTCTGCCCTTGCGGCGGGAGAAGTGAACGCGTTGAGCGAGGCGGCCTTGAAAGGCTGGCCGCTCGGCTCCGAGAAATTCAAGAATGCGCTGGCAAAGCAGGTACGGCGCCGCGTCGCACCGGCCAAGCGCGGACGCCCCGCGAAATCGGCTGCCCCAGATTCCAACGTTTCCCCACAGCACGACAATTAA
- a CDS encoding DUF2726 domain-containing protein, whose protein sequence is MAAILLGGLLLWLFLHRQKPMRFRQRSVLTGGDLDFFFRLRDALPGCVVCPRVAISALIEPAGAGTSRQQAMAHIAGGRVGYAVFDQEMRLLAVVELSHRSRVSRREIARDAWFSSAGIKTVRFHAKLPPTSRQIADSILMQGKPHHWPRPGQRGEKVRNRRADSPWRNTTRIRM, encoded by the coding sequence ATGGCGGCCATTCTGTTGGGTGGCCTGCTCCTGTGGTTGTTCCTGCATCGGCAAAAACCGATGCGATTCCGTCAACGGTCGGTCCTGACCGGCGGCGACCTCGACTTTTTTTTCCGTCTGCGCGATGCCTTGCCGGGATGTGTCGTTTGTCCGCGCGTGGCGATATCGGCCCTGATCGAACCGGCCGGTGCAGGCACATCGCGTCAGCAGGCGATGGCGCACATTGCCGGTGGCCGGGTGGGTTACGCTGTTTTTGACCAGGAAATGCGCTTGCTGGCCGTGGTCGAGTTGAGTCACCGCTCGCGCGTCAGTCGGCGTGAAATCGCCAGGGATGCCTGGTTTTCCAGTGCAGGCATCAAGACCGTTCGTTTCCATGCCAAACTCCCGCCGACTTCCAGGCAGATCGCGGACAGCATTCTCATGCAGGGGAAGCCCCATCACTGGCCGCGCCCCGGCCAGCGCGGCGAGAAGGTCCGCAACCGGCGTGCCGACTCGCCGTGGCGCAATACCACCAGGATCCGGATGTGA
- a CDS encoding glutamate synthase subunit beta, translated as MGKVTGFLEYQRLQEASEAPQSRKKHYKEFVLHLSDADAKIQGARCMDCGIPFCNNGCPVNNIIPDWNDLVYHGNYQEALEVLHSTNNFPEFTGRICPAPCEAACTLGINNDPVGIKSIEHFIIDKGWENGWVVPQVPAQKTGKKVAVVGAGPAGLAAAQQLARAGHDVTVFEKNDRVGGLLRYGIPDFKMEKSHIDRRVEQMKAEGVTFRTGVFVGKDFPSNVYNWAKETISPDQLKKDFDAIVISGGAEQPRDLPVPGRELKGVHFAMEFLPLQNKVNAGDKVKDQIMATGKHVVVIGGGDTGSDCVGTSNRHGAAAVTQFELLPQPPEQENKPLVWPYWPTKLRTSSSHEEGCERDWAVATKRLEGKNGKVEKLIAVRVEWKDGKMVEVPNSEFEIKADLVLLAMGFVSPVQQVLDAFGVDKDARGNAKATTDGEGCYQTSVGKVFAAGDMRRGQSLVVWAIREGRQCARAVDEFLMGSSVLPR; from the coding sequence ATGGGAAAAGTAACCGGCTTTCTGGAATACCAACGCCTGCAAGAAGCGAGCGAAGCGCCGCAATCGCGCAAGAAGCATTACAAGGAATTCGTGCTGCACCTGTCGGATGCCGATGCCAAGATCCAGGGGGCGCGCTGCATGGACTGCGGCATCCCGTTCTGCAATAACGGCTGCCCGGTCAACAACATCATTCCTGACTGGAACGATCTGGTCTATCACGGCAACTATCAGGAAGCGCTGGAAGTCCTGCACTCCACCAACAACTTCCCTGAATTCACCGGCCGCATCTGCCCGGCGCCATGCGAAGCCGCATGCACGCTTGGCATCAACAACGATCCGGTCGGCATCAAGTCGATCGAGCACTTCATCATCGACAAGGGCTGGGAAAACGGCTGGGTGGTACCGCAGGTGCCTGCGCAAAAAACGGGCAAGAAGGTCGCCGTGGTCGGCGCCGGCCCGGCCGGCCTGGCCGCCGCACAGCAACTGGCGCGCGCCGGTCATGACGTGACCGTGTTCGAAAAGAACGATCGTGTCGGCGGCCTGCTGCGCTATGGTATCCCCGACTTCAAGATGGAAAAGTCGCATATCGACCGCCGCGTCGAGCAGATGAAGGCCGAAGGCGTCACCTTCCGCACCGGCGTTTTCGTCGGCAAGGACTTTCCGTCGAACGTCTACAACTGGGCGAAAGAGACGATTTCTCCTGACCAGTTGAAGAAGGATTTCGACGCGATCGTCATTTCCGGCGGCGCCGAGCAGCCGCGCGACTTGCCGGTTCCCGGCCGTGAGCTGAAGGGCGTGCACTTCGCGATGGAATTCCTGCCGCTGCAAAACAAGGTCAATGCCGGCGACAAGGTGAAGGACCAGATCATGGCCACCGGCAAGCACGTCGTCGTGATCGGCGGCGGCGATACCGGTTCCGACTGCGTCGGCACTTCGAACCGTCACGGCGCGGCCGCCGTCACCCAGTTCGAACTGCTGCCGCAGCCGCCCGAGCAGGAAAACAAGCCGCTGGTGTGGCCGTACTGGCCGACCAAGCTGCGCACCTCGTCGTCGCACGAGGAAGGCTGCGAGCGCGACTGGGCGGTAGCGACCAAGCGCCTCGAAGGCAAGAACGGCAAGGTCGAGAAGCTGATCGCCGTGCGCGTCGAATGGAAGGACGGCAAGATGGTCGAAGTGCCGAATTCCGAATTCGAAATCAAGGCCGACCTCGTGCTGCTCGCGATGGGCTTCGTGTCTCCAGTGCAGCAGGTGCTGGACGCGTTCGGCGTGGACAAGGATGCGCGCGGCAACGCCAAGGCGACGACCGACGGCGAAGGCTGTTACCAGACGTCCGTGGGCAAGGTGTTTGCAGCAGGCGACATGCGCCGCGGGCAGTCGCTGGTGGTGTGGGCGATTCGCGAAGGCCGCCAGTGCGCGCGCGCCGTGGATGAATTCCTGATGGGATCGTCCGTATTGCCGCGCTAA
- the mlaE gene encoding lipid asymmetry maintenance ABC transporter permease subunit MlaE: MILDAVSSLGRWVREYIANVGFATRMFFALLGASGRALRRPRLVSDQIHFIGNYSLVIIAVSGLFVGFVLGLQGYYTLNKYGSEQALGLLVALSLTRELGPVVSALLFAGRAGTSLTAEIGLMKAGEQLSAMEMMAVNPLERVVAPRFWAGVIAMPILATIFSAVGVIGGYIVGVKLIGVDEGAFWSQMQDGVDVWKDIANGVLKSVVFGFAVTFIALYQGYEAQPTPEGVARATTRTVVIASLTVLWLDFLLTALMFN, from the coding sequence ATGATACTCGATGCAGTTTCATCGCTCGGGCGCTGGGTGCGCGAATACATCGCCAACGTGGGATTTGCGACGCGCATGTTTTTCGCATTGCTCGGCGCGTCCGGACGCGCCTTGCGTCGCCCGCGGCTGGTGAGCGATCAAATCCATTTCATCGGCAATTATTCGCTGGTCATCATTGCGGTGTCCGGCTTATTTGTCGGATTCGTGCTTGGCCTGCAAGGATATTACACGCTGAATAAGTACGGTTCGGAGCAGGCGCTCGGCTTGCTGGTGGCGTTGTCCTTGACGCGCGAACTGGGGCCGGTGGTGTCCGCCTTGCTGTTTGCCGGCCGTGCCGGGACGTCGCTGACGGCCGAGATCGGCCTGATGAAAGCGGGCGAGCAGCTGTCGGCGATGGAAATGATGGCGGTCAATCCGCTCGAACGCGTGGTGGCGCCACGTTTCTGGGCGGGCGTGATCGCGATGCCGATTCTGGCAACGATTTTCAGTGCCGTCGGCGTCATCGGCGGCTATATCGTCGGCGTGAAACTGATCGGGGTCGACGAGGGCGCGTTCTGGTCCCAGATGCAGGACGGCGTCGACGTTTGGAAAGATATCGCCAACGGTGTGCTCAAGAGCGTGGTGTTCGGATTTGCGGTAACGTTTATCGCACTGTATCAGGGGTACGAAGCGCAGCCGACGCCCGAAGGCGTGGCGCGGGCCACCACCCGCACCGTCGTGATCGCCTCGCTCACCGTGTTGTGGCTGGACTTTTTGCTCACGGCCCTCATGTTCAACTGA
- a CDS encoding ABC transporter ATP-binding protein, which yields MPNLVEIRDLHFAYGARPILSGLHMDFPSGKVVAVMGGSGSGKTTILRLIGGQLQAQKGTIQVDGKAVDARDIPAMYAMRRQMGMLFQHGALFTDLTVFENVAFPLREHTRLPEELIRDLVLMKLHAVGLRNAAQLKPSEISGGMARRVALARAIALDPQLIMYDEPFAGLDPISMGVTANLIRRLNDALGSTSILVSHDVHESFAIADYVYFLSQGRIVAHGTPQQMLASEDPYVKQFVHAEPDGPVPFHYPGRSLAQDLHLEAPR from the coding sequence GTGCCAAACCTCGTTGAAATTCGCGACCTGCACTTCGCCTATGGAGCGCGACCAATTCTGTCGGGACTCCATATGGATTTCCCGAGCGGGAAAGTGGTCGCCGTCATGGGCGGATCGGGGTCGGGCAAGACGACGATCCTGCGCTTGATCGGCGGGCAACTGCAGGCTCAGAAGGGCACGATCCAAGTCGATGGCAAGGCCGTGGATGCCCGGGATATTCCGGCCATGTACGCCATGCGGCGCCAGATGGGGATGCTTTTTCAGCACGGCGCGCTGTTTACCGATTTGACAGTGTTCGAGAATGTCGCCTTCCCGCTGCGCGAGCACACGCGCTTGCCGGAGGAATTGATACGCGACCTGGTCTTGATGAAGCTGCATGCAGTCGGCCTGCGCAACGCCGCGCAACTGAAGCCGTCCGAAATCTCCGGCGGCATGGCGCGCCGCGTGGCGCTGGCGCGCGCCATTGCGCTCGATCCGCAGCTCATCATGTATGACGAACCGTTTGCCGGGCTCGATCCGATTTCCATGGGCGTGACGGCCAACCTGATCCGGCGCTTGAACGATGCGCTCGGATCGACCTCGATCCTGGTGTCGCACGACGTGCATGAATCGTTCGCGATTGCCGATTACGTATACTTCCTGTCGCAGGGGCGGATCGTTGCGCACGGCACGCCGCAGCAGATGCTCGCCTCCGAGGATCCCTACGTGAAGCAATTCGTGCATGCCGAACCGGATGGACCGGTGCCGTTCCACTATCCGGGCCGCTCGCTTGCGCAGGACCTGCACCTGGAGGCACCGCGATGA
- the mlaD gene encoding outer membrane lipid asymmetry maintenance protein MlaD: protein MQRKSLDLWVGMFVLLGAAALFFLALKAGNMSSLSFQATYPVVTKFDNIGGLKPRAPVKSAGVVVGRVGDIKFDDKTFQAVVTLNLDSGYKFPKDSSAKILTSGLLGEQYIGLEAGGDTNNLVAGDRITMTQSAIVLENLISQFLFSKAAEGKEGNKQ, encoded by the coding sequence ATGCAAAGAAAATCGTTAGACTTATGGGTTGGCATGTTCGTGCTGCTGGGCGCGGCGGCATTGTTTTTCCTGGCGCTCAAGGCGGGGAACATGAGCTCGCTGTCGTTCCAGGCGACTTATCCCGTTGTCACCAAATTTGACAACATTGGCGGACTGAAGCCGCGCGCTCCGGTAAAGAGCGCTGGCGTGGTCGTCGGCCGGGTCGGCGACATCAAGTTCGATGACAAGACGTTTCAGGCGGTTGTGACGCTCAATCTGGATAGCGGTTACAAGTTCCCGAAAGATTCATCGGCCAAGATCCTGACGTCCGGATTGCTTGGAGAACAATACATCGGTCTGGAGGCGGGCGGCGATACCAACAATCTGGTCGCTGGCGATCGCATCACCATGACTCAGTCGGCTATCGTGCTGGAGAACTTGATCAGTCAATTCCTCTTCAGTAAAGCGGCCGAGGGAAAGGAAGGCAATAAGCAATGA